One Conger conger chromosome 18, fConCon1.1, whole genome shotgun sequence DNA window includes the following coding sequences:
- the six3a gene encoding homeobox protein SIX3a, whose amino-acid sequence MVFRSPLELYPSHFFLPNFADRPLLLASSAPTARSPEDLSMFQLPTLNFSPEQVASVCETLEETGDIERLGRFLWSLPVAPGACEAINKHESILRARAVVAFHTGNFRDLYHILENHKFTKDSHGKLQAMWLEAHYQEAEKLRGRPLGPVDKYRVRKKFPLPRTIWDGEQKTHCFKERTRSLLREWYLQDPYPNPSKKRELAQATGLTPTQVGNWFKNRRQRDRAAAAKNRLQHQAIGQNGMRSLSESGCTPHSSAESPSTAASPTTSVSSMTERVETGTSILSVTSSDSECDV is encoded by the exons ATGGTTTTCAGATCCCCTTTAGAGCTTTATCCCTCCCATTTCTTCCTGCCAAACTTCGCTGATCGCCCTTTGCTCTTGGCGAGCAGCGCTCCCACCGCCAGGTCTCCCGAAGACTTGTCAATGTTTCAGCTACCGACCCTCAACTTCTCTCCGGAGCAAGTGGCGAGCGTCTGCGAGACGCTGGAGGAAACCGGAGATATCGAACGACTGGGAAGGTTCCTATGGTCTCTGCCGGTGGCACCTGGGGCATGCGAAGCAATCAACAAGCATGAGTCCATTCTACGAGCTCGGGCAGTGGTCGCCTTCCACACGGGGAATTTTCGAGACCTATATCACATCCTGGAGAACCACAAGTTTACCAAGGACTCCCACGGCAAACTGCAGGCTATGTGGCTAGAAGCGCACTACCAGGAGGCCGAGAAGCTGCGCGGTCGCCCCCTAGGACCGGTTGATAAGTACAGGGTGCGGAAGAAGTTTCCCCTGCCTAGAACCATCTGGGACGGCGAGCAGAAGACTCACTGTTTCAAAGAGCGGACACGCAGCCTCTTAAGGGAGTGGTACCTCCAGGACCCTTACCCGAATCCAAGCAAGAAAAGGGAACTGGCACAAGCTACGGGACTCACTCCTACACAAGTGGGGAATTGGTTTAAAAACCGGAGGCAAAGAGACAGAGCCGCGGCAGCTAAAAACAG GCTTCAGCACCAAGCAATAGGACAGAATGGCATGCGATCTCTGTCAGAATCCGGGTGCACGCCACACAGCTCGGCCGAATCGCCGTCGACCGCGGCCAGTCCGACTACCAGCGTTTCAAGTATGACAGAGCGAGTCGAAACCGGCACGTCCATTCTTTCGGTGACGTCCAGTGACTCAGAATGCGATGtatga